A single Thermoleophilia bacterium DNA region contains:
- a CDS encoding O-antigen ligase family protein encodes MDHDAEQVNRRRGLGESARDLVPPVVTLVVAGLFSFLSGGYILVRSSPVAIVYLLLAAVWLWFMRPSRRPPLLYLCALAALGLFVVWSGLSVLWSIGPDLSWVSFNLAAFYLAVAVVVGLTPVRRLPLRVVAFGFFAVAVAVGIYAILGKVLPDVVTHARLDPRLKDPIGYYNVLALMMVMAVPVALAGAGTSRSRVLWQSALLRALIAAATVPVALTFFFTLSRGGWLALTAVLAVFFVLTRERLASFVTLVVIGAPVAFAVWRVRHLETLFQRSDDLALRISEGHALLVWALIALAVVFVVQAIVAAVHESVRWPERASTAVGAVVLVVVLGGGIVGSWWYVDAQGGTAWIKDRVDVFMSDSDQRTAEASLGRLVSLNAYRLPMWREAWQQWQHARVTGVGAGTFTHTHYRFREVANVVRHAHSQWFNVLSELGVVGLALYVPAMLLFLAAAIGNPLRYRGDPGRALLAALQAGVAGFLVHITWDWDWDMAAIGTVFFLLAGTCASYVHTRAQDERAEEARTWASGEEASATPAPALPECRPFLPLPARTAGSVLLVLLAVSWTFPYLAVRAENQALTAAADGDVAAAVADVQRAARYNPLSARSLILQAQFLQQLGRNREALAVLQEAQALQPDNYEVYLELGLLYARAFQQFDKAAVAFGHGLALNPLDRELNEEFKAALAN; translated from the coding sequence ATGGACCACGACGCCGAGCAGGTAAACCGCCGGCGCGGGCTCGGCGAGAGCGCGCGCGACCTTGTCCCGCCCGTTGTCACCCTGGTCGTTGCGGGACTCTTCTCGTTCCTCTCCGGCGGCTACATTCTCGTCCGCAGTTCGCCGGTGGCCATCGTCTATCTGTTGCTGGCGGCGGTGTGGCTGTGGTTCATGCGGCCCTCACGCCGGCCGCCGCTCCTGTACCTCTGCGCTCTCGCCGCTCTCGGGCTGTTCGTCGTCTGGAGCGGGCTCTCGGTGCTCTGGTCCATAGGGCCGGATCTGAGTTGGGTGTCGTTCAACCTGGCGGCCTTCTATCTTGCGGTGGCCGTTGTGGTCGGCCTCACACCGGTGCGGCGGCTGCCTCTGCGCGTGGTCGCTTTCGGCTTCTTCGCCGTCGCCGTCGCCGTGGGCATCTACGCCATACTGGGCAAGGTGTTGCCGGATGTGGTTACGCACGCCCGCCTGGATCCCCGTCTCAAGGACCCCATCGGCTACTACAACGTGCTGGCCTTGATGATGGTGATGGCGGTGCCGGTTGCCTTGGCCGGCGCCGGCACGAGCCGTAGCCGCGTGCTATGGCAGTCGGCCCTGCTGCGGGCGCTCATCGCCGCTGCGACCGTTCCCGTTGCGCTCACCTTCTTCTTCACGCTCTCGCGGGGCGGCTGGCTGGCGCTGACGGCGGTCCTGGCCGTCTTCTTCGTGCTGACACGCGAGCGGTTGGCGAGCTTTGTCACTCTCGTTGTGATCGGTGCGCCGGTGGCATTCGCCGTCTGGCGCGTGCGCCACCTGGAGACGCTCTTCCAGCGCTCCGACGACTTGGCGCTGCGTATCTCGGAGGGACACGCGTTGCTCGTCTGGGCGTTGATCGCGCTCGCGGTCGTGTTTGTCGTCCAAGCGATCGTCGCGGCAGTGCACGAGTCGGTGAGGTGGCCGGAGCGCGCCTCCACTGCTGTGGGCGCCGTGGTGCTGGTCGTCGTACTCGGCGGCGGCATCGTCGGGTCGTGGTGGTACGTAGATGCCCAGGGGGGCACGGCGTGGATCAAGGATCGTGTGGATGTATTCATGAGCGACAGCGACCAGCGTACTGCCGAGGCAAGCCTCGGGCGCCTCGTCTCGCTCAACGCGTACCGCCTGCCGATGTGGCGTGAGGCGTGGCAGCAGTGGCAGCACGCGCGCGTGACGGGTGTGGGCGCCGGTACGTTCACGCACACTCACTACCGGTTTCGCGAGGTCGCCAACGTAGTTCGTCACGCCCACAGCCAGTGGTTCAATGTGCTCAGCGAGCTCGGCGTGGTGGGGCTGGCGCTGTACGTGCCGGCGATGCTGCTGTTCTTGGCGGCCGCGATCGGCAACCCATTGCGGTATCGCGGCGATCCGGGGCGAGCACTGCTCGCTGCTCTACAGGCGGGGGTAGCCGGTTTCCTCGTGCACATCACGTGGGACTGGGATTGGGACATGGCGGCGATCGGCACGGTCTTCTTCTTGCTCGCCGGCACCTGCGCGTCCTATGTGCATACGCGCGCGCAGGACGAGCGCGCCGAGGAGGCGCGCACGTGGGCGAGTGGGGAGGAGGCGTCGGCAACGCCGGCGCCCGCCCTGCCGGAGTGCCGGCCGTTCCTGCCGTTGCCGGCGCGCACTGCCGGCTCTGTGCTCCTCGTCCTGCTCGCCGTGAGCTGGACGTTCCCGTATCTGGCCGTGCGCGCCGAAAATCAGGCGCTGACGGCGGCGGCCGACGGCGATGTCGCCGCCGCCGTAGCCGATGTGCAGCGCGCCGCTCGCTACAACCCTCTCTCGGCGCGCAGCCTCATCTTGCAGGCGCAGTTTCTGCAGCAACTCGGCCGCAACCGTGAGGCGCTCGCCGTGCTTCAGGAGGCGCAGGCGCTGCAGCCGGACAACTACGAGGTGTACCTTGAACTCGGTCTGCTGTACGCGCGTGCCTTCCAGCAGTTCGACAAGGCCGCGGTCGCCTTCGGCCACGGCCTCGCTCTCAATCCTCTCGACCGCGAGTTGAACGAGGAGTTCAAGGCCGCGTTGGCGAACTAA
- a CDS encoding phosphomannomutase/phosphoglucomutase → MIADGIFKAYDVRGLYPQELNAEVARFIGAGLAQQLGAAVVGVGMDPRPSSQELVDAFASGAGAAGARTVDFGLVPTEMLYYGVAARGLDGGAMVTASHNPPQYNGMKLVGVGALPLSGDAGIPELKQRCLDLAARPQAVGGDQSRHEHVDLYPDYVRHLHGMVDIAALAPYKVVMDAANGVAGKLARQVFAGTAIRPVEMYFEVDGTFPNHEPNPLLEENSREIRARVVAEGADLGIAWDGDADRCFFIDEAGEFVPGDFVTALLAEALLLEHPGAAILYDLRASRAVPDVIRANGGVPLLNRVGHAFFKQRMRREQVLFGGEVSGHYYFSENYNADSGFIPALLILELLSRKKATLAELLEPLRATYFISGEINSTVADVAAALQRLEARFGDGEITRLDGISIDYEHWHFNVRPSNTEPLLRLNLGADSQALMEEQRDLVLGIIREA, encoded by the coding sequence ATGATCGCAGACGGCATCTTCAAGGCGTACGACGTGCGCGGGCTCTACCCCCAGGAACTGAACGCCGAGGTGGCACGTTTCATCGGCGCCGGTCTGGCGCAGCAGCTCGGCGCCGCGGTGGTCGGCGTGGGGATGGATCCGCGACCGTCGTCTCAGGAGCTGGTCGACGCGTTCGCGTCCGGCGCCGGCGCGGCCGGCGCGCGCACCGTCGACTTCGGGCTGGTCCCGACCGAGATGCTCTACTACGGGGTCGCAGCTCGAGGGCTCGACGGCGGTGCCATGGTGACGGCCTCGCACAACCCGCCACAGTACAACGGGATGAAGCTGGTGGGTGTCGGCGCGCTGCCGCTGAGCGGTGACGCCGGTATCCCCGAGCTCAAGCAGCGCTGCCTCGATCTGGCGGCGCGGCCGCAGGCGGTCGGCGGCGATCAGAGCCGCCACGAACACGTCGACCTCTACCCGGACTACGTGCGTCACCTGCACGGCATGGTCGACATCGCCGCCCTGGCTCCCTACAAGGTCGTCATGGACGCCGCCAACGGCGTCGCCGGCAAGCTCGCCCGGCAGGTCTTTGCCGGCACCGCGATTCGGCCCGTCGAGATGTACTTCGAGGTCGACGGGACGTTCCCCAACCACGAGCCCAACCCGTTGCTCGAGGAGAACAGTCGCGAGATCCGCGCGCGCGTGGTCGCCGAGGGCGCCGACCTGGGCATTGCCTGGGACGGCGACGCCGACCGCTGCTTCTTCATCGACGAGGCCGGCGAGTTCGTGCCCGGCGACTTCGTCACCGCGCTGCTCGCCGAGGCGCTGCTGCTCGAACACCCGGGCGCGGCCATCCTCTACGACCTGCGCGCGAGCCGCGCCGTGCCCGACGTCATCCGCGCCAACGGTGGCGTGCCCCTGCTCAACCGCGTCGGGCACGCCTTCTTCAAGCAGCGCATGCGCCGCGAGCAGGTTCTCTTCGGCGGCGAGGTCTCGGGCCACTACTACTTCAGCGAGAACTACAACGCCGACTCCGGCTTCATCCCGGCGCTGCTCATCCTCGAGCTGCTTTCACGCAAGAAGGCGACGCTCGCCGAGTTGCTCGAGCCGCTGCGCGCGACGTACTTCATCAGCGGCGAGATCAACTCCACCGTCGCCGACGTGGCTGCGGCTCTGCAGCGCTTGGAGGCGCGTTTCGGCGACGGTGAGATCACGCGCCTGGACGGTATCTCCATCGACTACGAGCACTGGCACTTCAACGTGCGACCGTCCAACACGGAGCCGCTCTTGCGCCTCAACCTCGGCGCCGACTCGCAGGCGCTCATGGAGGAGCAGCGCGATCTCGTCCTGGGCATCATCCGGGAGGCCTGA
- the ahcY gene encoding adenosylhomocysteinase translates to MTANYDIRDIKLAEQGVRRIEWADMQMPVLAAIRERFRREQPLKGIRVGACLHVTTETANLMRTLVAGGADVVLCASNPLSTQDDTAAALVNDYGVRVYAIKGEDESTYYDHIYACVQHRPHITMDDGADVVGVLHGKWAEYGSDIIGGTEETTTGVIRLKALEAQGQLKFPIIAVNEANTKHMFDNRYGTGQSTLDGVLRATNMLIAGTTVCIAGYGWCGRGLAMRMKGHGADVVVLEVDPLRALEAVMDGYRVMPVAEAAKVAKLFVTATGNIHVLRREHFEAMQDGTIIANTGHFNVEIDIPALEEMAVKKREVRPFVDEYTLADGRRLFLLADGRLVNLAAAEGHPAAVMDMSFANQSLSSEFMVKNHAELENKVYVVPKDIDDEIARVKLGTMRIDCDTLTEEQAIYLASWDQGT, encoded by the coding sequence TTGACAGCGAATTACGACATCCGAGACATCAAGCTCGCCGAGCAGGGCGTTCGCCGCATCGAGTGGGCCGACATGCAGATGCCGGTGCTGGCCGCCATCCGCGAGCGCTTCCGTCGCGAGCAGCCGCTCAAGGGCATTCGCGTCGGGGCGTGCTTGCACGTCACCACCGAGACCGCCAACCTCATGCGCACCCTGGTTGCCGGCGGCGCCGACGTCGTGCTCTGCGCCAGCAACCCGCTGAGCACGCAGGACGACACAGCCGCTGCGCTCGTCAACGACTACGGTGTGCGCGTCTACGCCATCAAGGGCGAAGACGAGAGCACCTACTACGACCACATCTACGCCTGCGTTCAGCATCGCCCGCACATCACGATGGACGACGGCGCCGACGTCGTCGGTGTACTGCACGGCAAGTGGGCCGAGTACGGCAGCGACATCATCGGCGGCACCGAGGAGACGACCACGGGTGTCATCCGTCTCAAGGCGCTCGAGGCGCAGGGGCAGCTCAAGTTCCCCATCATCGCCGTCAACGAGGCGAACACGAAGCACATGTTCGACAATCGCTACGGCACCGGCCAGAGCACACTCGACGGCGTCTTGCGCGCCACCAACATGCTCATCGCCGGCACCACTGTCTGCATCGCCGGCTACGGCTGGTGCGGGCGCGGACTCGCCATGCGCATGAAGGGTCACGGGGCCGACGTCGTCGTCCTCGAGGTCGATCCGCTGCGTGCCCTCGAGGCGGTCATGGACGGCTACCGCGTCATGCCGGTCGCCGAGGCCGCCAAGGTCGCGAAGCTCTTCGTCACCGCCACGGGCAATATCCACGTGCTGCGCCGCGAGCACTTCGAGGCCATGCAAGACGGCACCATCATCGCCAACACCGGCCACTTCAACGTTGAGATCGACATCCCGGCGCTCGAGGAGATGGCCGTCAAGAAGCGCGAGGTGCGGCCGTTCGTCGACGAGTACACCCTGGCCGACGGTCGCCGTCTCTTCCTCCTCGCCGACGGCCGCTTGGTGAACTTGGCGGCGGCCGAAGGACACCCCGCCGCCGTCATGGACATGAGTTTCGCCAACCAGTCGTTGAGCTCCGAGTTCATGGTCAAGAACCACGCCGAGCTCGAGAACAAGGTCTACGTTGTGCCCAAAGACATCGACGACGAGATTGCGCGCGTCAAGCTCGGCACGATGCGCATCGACTGCGACACGCTGACCGAGGAGCAGGCCATCTACCTCGCTTCGTGGGATCAGGGGACCTGA
- a CDS encoding NDP-sugar synthase translates to MSGFKAMIMAAGLGTRLYPLTGSIAKPMVPILNRPVMEHILALLREHGVTQVAANLHYYPETIRTYFGDGSAFGVDLHLNYEESLLGTAGGVGAFRAMFHDGTFVVVSGDALTDIDLTAFVAAHRAKGGIASMAVKEVDDPSHYGVVVADGDGRVTGFQEKPSAAEALSHLCNCGIYAFEPAIFDYVPEHTFVDWARDVFPLLLAGDVPFYCWAMEGYWNDVGNIEQYRTGNFDALLGRVTLTIPGRQLAPAVWVGEGTEVQPGAILEPPILIGAGCLVEAQARLIGPLIVGDGCLIESGAVLDGVIHWDGVKTGQGSRLAGSILGRHVTVHRRAVIHDDVVIGERANIAAEIELSSGARVEPGQCIPGGEYVERPQDR, encoded by the coding sequence GTGAGCGGGTTCAAAGCGATGATCATGGCTGCGGGCCTGGGTACGCGCCTCTACCCGCTCACCGGCTCGATCGCCAAGCCCATGGTGCCCATCTTGAATCGGCCTGTGATGGAACACATTCTGGCCCTGCTGCGCGAACATGGCGTGACCCAGGTCGCCGCCAATCTGCACTACTACCCCGAGACCATCCGTACCTACTTCGGCGACGGCTCCGCCTTCGGCGTCGACCTCCATCTCAACTACGAGGAGTCGCTTCTCGGTACGGCCGGCGGCGTCGGCGCCTTCCGTGCCATGTTCCACGACGGAACCTTCGTCGTCGTCAGCGGCGATGCGCTCACCGACATCGATCTCACCGCCTTCGTTGCCGCGCATCGCGCCAAGGGCGGCATTGCCTCCATGGCCGTCAAGGAGGTCGACGACCCGTCGCACTACGGTGTCGTCGTCGCCGACGGCGACGGACGCGTCACCGGCTTCCAGGAGAAACCCTCGGCTGCCGAAGCCCTCTCACACCTCTGCAACTGCGGCATCTACGCTTTCGAGCCGGCGATCTTCGACTACGTCCCCGAGCATACGTTCGTCGACTGGGCGCGAGACGTGTTCCCGCTGCTGCTCGCCGGCGATGTGCCTTTCTACTGCTGGGCGATGGAGGGCTACTGGAACGACGTCGGCAACATCGAGCAGTACCGCACCGGCAACTTCGATGCCCTTCTGGGTCGCGTTACCCTCACCATCCCGGGTCGCCAACTCGCGCCGGCAGTATGGGTGGGTGAGGGCACGGAGGTACAGCCCGGAGCCATCCTCGAGCCGCCGATCCTCATCGGCGCCGGCTGTCTGGTCGAGGCGCAGGCACGGCTCATCGGCCCGTTGATCGTCGGCGACGGTTGCCTCATCGAGAGCGGCGCCGTGCTCGACGGCGTCATCCATTGGGACGGCGTCAAGACCGGGCAGGGATCGCGACTGGCCGGCAGCATTCTCGGCCGCCACGTTACGGTACACAGGCGGGCGGTCATCCACGACGACGTCGTCATCGGCGAGCGCGCCAATATCGCCGCCGAGATCGAGCTCTCGTCGGGTGCTCGGGTCGAGCCGGGGCAGTGCATCCCCGGCGGGGAGTACGTCGAACGGCCCCAGGATCGGTGA
- a CDS encoding UDP-glucose/GDP-mannose dehydrogenase family protein — METAAPLGVVGTGYVGLVSAVCFAHLGHRVVCMDIDAEKIARLQRGEAPIYEPGLEKLIDDNWSRLTFTTSYDELLADSRVLVIAVDTPPSRSGDADLSHVQTAVREIAARGGPRLLVMKSTVPVGTGDHIVAELESLGADGITYASNPEFLREGAAIQDFLEPDRIVIGASSEGDAAAVKALYRGVDTDVVLTSVPTAEMIKYASNAFLATKISFINEIANVCERVGADVRTVARGMGLDHRIGPHFLHAGIGYGGSCFPKDVQALKHLAGNTGYHFQLLTAVIEVNALQKRRVIGKLKQRLGGLRGHTVALLGLTFKPQTDDLREAASIVLAGRLVSEGAVVRAYDPMIEAGEHPLFPGVTIVDEALDALADADAAVIVTEWPELIRMDWAAAAAVMKRPLVVDGRNCLDQATVVAGGVEYEGVGLGEVDVQREPSGAEVVA; from the coding sequence ATGGAAACCGCCGCCCCTCTCGGGGTCGTAGGTACAGGGTATGTCGGTCTCGTTTCAGCTGTGTGTTTCGCGCATCTCGGGCATCGCGTCGTGTGTATGGACATCGACGCCGAGAAGATCGCGCGCCTGCAGCGCGGCGAGGCCCCGATCTACGAACCCGGTCTCGAGAAACTCATCGACGACAACTGGTCGCGTCTCACGTTCACTACTTCGTACGACGAGCTGCTCGCCGACAGTCGCGTGCTCGTCATCGCCGTCGACACACCGCCCTCGCGCTCGGGCGACGCCGATCTCTCGCACGTGCAGACCGCTGTGCGCGAGATCGCCGCTCGCGGCGGTCCACGCTTGCTCGTCATGAAGAGCACGGTGCCGGTGGGCACCGGCGATCACATCGTCGCCGAGCTCGAGAGCCTTGGCGCCGACGGCATTACGTACGCCTCCAACCCCGAATTCTTGCGTGAGGGGGCGGCGATCCAAGACTTCCTCGAGCCCGATCGCATCGTCATCGGGGCGTCGAGCGAGGGGGATGCCGCGGCGGTCAAGGCGCTGTACCGCGGTGTCGACACAGACGTCGTGCTCACGTCGGTCCCTACGGCCGAGATGATCAAGTACGCCTCTAACGCCTTTCTGGCGACGAAGATCTCGTTCATCAACGAGATCGCCAACGTCTGCGAGCGCGTCGGCGCGGACGTGCGCACGGTGGCCCGGGGCATGGGTCTCGACCATCGCATCGGGCCACACTTCCTCCACGCCGGCATCGGCTACGGAGGCTCGTGCTTCCCCAAAGACGTGCAGGCGCTCAAGCACCTCGCCGGCAACACTGGCTACCACTTCCAGCTCCTCACCGCCGTGATCGAGGTCAACGCCCTGCAGAAGCGTCGCGTGATCGGCAAGCTCAAGCAGCGCCTCGGGGGTCTTCGCGGCCACACCGTGGCGCTCCTCGGACTCACCTTCAAGCCGCAGACGGACGATCTGCGCGAGGCGGCCTCCATTGTGCTCGCCGGCCGCCTCGTCAGCGAGGGCGCTGTCGTACGCGCCTACGACCCCATGATCGAGGCCGGCGAGCATCCGCTGTTCCCAGGCGTGACGATCGTCGACGAGGCGCTCGACGCGTTGGCCGATGCCGATGCCGCCGTGATCGTCACCGAGTGGCCGGAGCTCATTAGGATGGACTGGGCGGCCGCCGCTGCGGTAATGAAGCGGCCGCTTGTGGTCGACGGCCGCAACTGCCTCGATCAAGCGACCGTCGTCGCCGGCGGCGTCGAGTATGAGGGCGTCGGGCTGGGCGAGGTCGATGTGCAGCGTGAGCCGAGTGGTGCCGAGGTGGTAGCGTGA
- the mtnA gene encoding S-methyl-5-thioribose-1-phosphate isomerase, with protein MGSGDLSISVPPVNPVSHDVLHAASQLRVRTLEILPGEVVFIDQTALPAVERYVHCHTWQEVAGCIADMTVRGAPAIGVAAAGGLALAAATAAAGGADSAGFEAEMERAAEGLLATRPTAVNLRWAVEQMRAAWRACSGAPGDCAQRLLARAHAILDDDIERCLRIGAHGAPLFAPGARILTHCNAGALATAGYGTALGVIRSAAAMHAGISVLVDETRPWLQGARLTAWELAVEGIPYHVISDNMAGHFFSCGEIDAVVVGADRIAVNGDTANKIGTYTVSVLAKEHGVPFYVAAPLSTVDLSLASGAGIPIEERDPAEVTSFHGHQVAPVGAAARHPAFDVTPAANVTAIITEAGVLRPPFAPALVGVCGAAEGCRS; from the coding sequence GTGGGATCAGGGGACCTGAGCATCAGCGTTCCTCCGGTCAATCCCGTGTCGCACGACGTGCTCCACGCTGCCTCGCAGCTGCGCGTACGCACGCTCGAGATTCTTCCCGGTGAGGTCGTCTTCATCGACCAGACCGCGCTGCCGGCGGTCGAGCGCTACGTGCACTGCCACACCTGGCAGGAAGTCGCCGGCTGCATCGCCGACATGACGGTGCGCGGCGCGCCGGCCATCGGCGTTGCGGCGGCCGGTGGCTTGGCGCTGGCGGCCGCCACGGCGGCGGCCGGCGGCGCCGATTCCGCCGGCTTCGAGGCCGAGATGGAGCGCGCCGCCGAGGGTCTTCTGGCGACGCGACCCACCGCGGTCAACCTCCGTTGGGCGGTCGAGCAGATGCGCGCCGCGTGGCGTGCTTGTTCGGGCGCGCCCGGCGACTGCGCGCAGCGCCTGCTGGCACGGGCGCACGCCATTCTCGACGACGACATCGAGCGCTGCCTGCGCATCGGTGCGCACGGGGCGCCGCTCTTCGCGCCGGGCGCGCGCATTCTCACGCACTGCAACGCCGGTGCTCTGGCGACGGCAGGGTACGGCACCGCCCTCGGCGTTATCCGTTCCGCTGCCGCCATGCACGCCGGCATCTCGGTCCTCGTCGACGAGACGCGGCCGTGGCTGCAGGGCGCCCGTCTTACTGCCTGGGAGCTCGCCGTCGAGGGCATCCCGTACCACGTCATCAGCGACAACATGGCCGGGCACTTCTTCAGTTGCGGCGAGATCGATGCGGTCGTCGTCGGCGCCGACCGCATCGCCGTCAACGGCGACACGGCTAATAAGATCGGCACTTACACCGTCTCGGTGCTCGCGAAAGAACACGGCGTGCCCTTCTACGTCGCGGCGCCGCTCTCAACCGTCGATCTTTCGCTCGCCTCTGGCGCCGGCATTCCGATCGAAGAGCGCGACCCGGCCGAAGTCACGAGCTTCCATGGTCATCAGGTCGCGCCAGTCGGCGCTGCGGCGCGTCACCCCGCCTTCGACGTCACGCCTGCCGCCAACGTCACGGCGATCATCACCGAGGCGGGCGTGTTGCGCCCGCCGTTTGCGCCCGCCCTCGTCGGCGTGTGTGGGGCAGCCGAGGGCTGCCGGTCGTGA
- a CDS encoding bifunctional phosphoglucose/phosphomannose isomerase yields MSVVAETPLDRATITALDASDMLGAIESLPDQLVQAYGTARAAFGGAFGAGGKRPPSNPNGLAICGMGGSAIGGDLVVASLPELALPATVVRGYALPSWIGPDALVILASYSGDTEETLACAETAVARGCVPVCVASGGRLAAFAAAHDLPLVSIAGGGQPRASLGKLAAPLLAALEAAGLCASQATNLDETVALLRRGIVEHGPDSDDGPLAAAPDPELPPRAPAKGLARLAYGRQVVVYGAGSTVAAARRWKGQINENAKAPAFANELPELDHNEIMGWTSLPALARGTLAVFLNDGELDRRLLLRAELTAAVLAEREVGVEHVWAHGATRLARLFSLVQLGDYVSYYLALLYGVDPTPVAAIQDFKAKLMTAGLDA; encoded by the coding sequence GTGAGCGTGGTGGCGGAGACGCCGCTCGACCGGGCGACAATTACAGCGCTCGACGCCAGCGACATGCTGGGCGCCATCGAGTCGCTGCCGGATCAGCTGGTGCAGGCCTATGGCACGGCGCGCGCCGCCTTCGGAGGCGCGTTCGGCGCCGGCGGCAAACGCCCACCGAGCAACCCAAACGGCCTCGCCATCTGCGGCATGGGCGGTTCGGCCATCGGCGGCGACTTGGTCGTCGCCAGTCTGCCCGAGTTGGCTCTGCCGGCGACTGTGGTGCGCGGCTACGCGCTCCCATCCTGGATCGGCCCGGATGCTCTCGTCATCCTTGCCAGCTACTCGGGCGATACCGAAGAGACGCTGGCCTGCGCCGAGACGGCCGTCGCCCGCGGCTGCGTGCCGGTCTGCGTTGCCTCCGGGGGTCGCCTCGCTGCCTTCGCCGCGGCGCACGATCTGCCGCTGGTGAGCATCGCCGGCGGTGGTCAGCCTCGCGCCTCGCTGGGCAAGCTCGCGGCGCCGCTACTGGCCGCGCTCGAGGCCGCCGGGCTCTGCGCGTCGCAGGCGACGAACCTGGACGAGACGGTCGCGCTCCTGCGCCGTGGCATCGTCGAGCACGGCCCAGACTCGGACGACGGGCCGCTCGCGGCCGCTCCGGACCCGGAACTGCCGCCGCGGGCTCCTGCCAAGGGTCTCGCCCGGCTCGCCTACGGCCGTCAGGTGGTTGTCTACGGCGCCGGGTCCACCGTGGCCGCGGCGCGACGCTGGAAGGGCCAGATCAACGAGAACGCCAAGGCTCCGGCCTTCGCCAACGAGCTGCCGGAGCTCGATCACAACGAGATCATGGGATGGACCAGTCTGCCTGCGTTGGCGCGCGGCACGTTGGCCGTCTTTCTCAACGACGGTGAGCTGGACCGGCGCCTTCTGCTGCGCGCCGAGCTCACCGCTGCCGTGCTCGCGGAGCGTGAGGTGGGCGTGGAACACGTGTGGGCGCACGGTGCTACGCGATTGGCGCGCCTGTTCTCGCTGGTGCAGCTCGGCGACTACGTCTCGTACTACCTCGCTCTGCTCTACGGCGTCGACCCCACGCCTGTGGCTGCCATTCAGGACTTCAAGGCCAAGCTGATGACTGCCGGACTCGACGCCTAA
- a CDS encoding NDP-sugar synthase, with protein sequence MSQARGVPSQAVILVGGEGTRLRPITSRVPKPVAPVVERPFVAYILDNLARHGVRRAVFSTGFLAEAIEAEIGDGSAYGLQVDYVVESEPLGTAGAIANCDSVLDDGPFFVFNGDVLSDVDLTALAALHRAKGGMGTIFLTPVVDPRRYGLVELRDDASVADFLEKPGEWEGAALINAGVYVLDPEVLDMVPRGRMFSIERGVFPVLARSGSLYGYVDEGYWRDIGTPESYLQAHFDILEKSVQTVLGDVLGEQYLYVAPSATVAADAHIIPPCYIADGVRVGVGAKVGPLVVLGAGTDLEDGATVLESVVQSNVVIGAHAHVERSVVVRDCAVGAGTQLYGAVLGEDCAVGAGNRLAGGVCLYPGTTLPDNSIQFREDLLGREER encoded by the coding sequence GTGAGCCAAGCGCGCGGCGTGCCGAGCCAGGCGGTGATCCTGGTCGGCGGTGAAGGGACGCGTTTGCGCCCCATCACGTCGCGCGTCCCCAAACCCGTCGCACCCGTGGTCGAACGCCCCTTCGTCGCCTACATCCTCGACAATCTGGCGCGCCACGGCGTGCGTCGCGCCGTCTTCTCGACGGGCTTCCTGGCGGAGGCCATCGAGGCCGAGATCGGCGACGGCTCGGCCTACGGACTGCAGGTTGACTACGTCGTCGAGAGCGAGCCGCTCGGCACTGCGGGGGCCATCGCCAACTGCGACAGCGTCCTCGACGATGGCCCGTTCTTCGTCTTCAACGGCGACGTTCTCAGCGACGTCGACCTCACCGCGCTGGCCGCCCTGCATCGCGCCAAGGGCGGCATGGGCACCATCTTCCTGACCCCCGTCGTGGACCCGCGCCGCTACGGCCTTGTCGAACTGCGCGACGACGCCAGCGTCGCCGACTTTCTCGAGAAGCCCGGCGAGTGGGAGGGCGCGGCCCTTATCAACGCCGGCGTCTACGTTCTCGACCCGGAGGTCCTCGACATGGTCCCCCGCGGGCGCATGTTCTCCATCGAGCGCGGTGTCTTCCCGGTTCTGGCGCGCTCCGGGTCGCTCTACGGCTACGTCGACGAAGGCTACTGGCGCGATATCGGGACGCCGGAGAGCTACCTGCAGGCGCACTTCGATATTCTCGAGAAGTCGGTGCAGACCGTGCTTGGCGACGTGCTCGGCGAGCAGTACCTCTACGTGGCGCCGTCGGCAACGGTGGCCGCCGACGCGCACATCATCCCGCCCTGCTACATCGCCGACGGTGTGCGTGTGGGTGTTGGGGCCAAGGTTGGGCCGCTGGTCGTGCTCGGCGCCGGCACCGACCTCGAAGACGGCGCCACGGTGCTCGAGAGCGTCGTGCAGAGCAACGTGGTGATCGGCGCGCACGCGCACGTGGAACGTAGTGTGGTCGTGCGCGATTGCGCGGTCGGCGCCGGTACGCAGCTTTACGGCGCCGTGCTCGGCGAAGACTGCGCGGTCGGCGCCGGTAACCGGCTCGCCGGCGGTGTCTGCCTCTATCCGGGCACCACGCTGCCCGACAATTCCATCCAGTTTCGCGAGGATCTCCTGGGCAGGGAGGAGCGATGA